A stretch of Imperialibacter roseus DNA encodes these proteins:
- a CDS encoding RagB/SusD family nutrient uptake outer membrane protein has protein sequence MKKTIAIFTVLILSLSSCNDFLELEPEYVVSETGFYKTAKDFDTALTGAYSGLQDLHNLSLLYITELTTDNAEIQWSSPTTAESECDEMNMTLANSFVGDVWSDSFTAISRANTILSKLDGVDISEELKSQYRGEALFLRAYNYFNLVRLFGDLPLITVSFKSPKEIADFDMGRKPASEIYNLIVSDLTASAGFLKDVSGLSKSRASEGAASTLLGKVYLTIGEHQLAASVLEDVMGMGYTLEDDYAALFSPGNDELGESIFEVKYMSGNVGEGNRFSSVFFPALFNLGMFPGNMQGNGRINPTSDVVSAYETGDARRPVSIADSVRLLDGTYGDYLAGLKFVDFTTGILGDGGVNYTSLRYADVLLMYAEALNELSRTDDAHEYLNMVRARADLDALAGLSKADFSLALERERRVEFFNEGHRWFDLLRTGRLQTVMNAHFAAKGQSFTVENYEMLMPIPQRELDIDVNLAQNDGY, from the coding sequence ATGAAAAAGACAATAGCAATATTTACTGTACTTATTCTCTCTCTGAGTTCTTGCAACGATTTTCTGGAACTAGAACCCGAATACGTTGTGAGCGAGACTGGATTTTATAAAACAGCTAAGGACTTCGACACAGCCTTAACTGGCGCATACTCTGGCCTTCAAGACCTGCACAACTTGTCGTTGTTGTACATCACCGAGCTTACTACAGACAATGCGGAAATACAATGGAGTTCCCCTACGACGGCTGAATCGGAGTGCGACGAGATGAACATGACACTCGCCAATTCGTTTGTAGGAGATGTTTGGAGCGATAGCTTCACCGCTATTTCAAGAGCCAACACCATTCTGTCAAAACTGGACGGTGTTGACATCAGTGAAGAACTGAAATCTCAATACAGAGGTGAGGCTCTTTTTCTGAGAGCTTACAATTACTTCAATTTGGTAAGGCTGTTTGGAGACCTTCCCTTGATCACCGTTTCGTTCAAAAGCCCTAAAGAGATAGCGGATTTTGACATGGGCAGAAAGCCGGCGAGTGAGATCTATAACTTGATTGTATCTGACTTAACTGCTTCGGCAGGTTTTCTGAAAGACGTTTCGGGGCTGAGCAAGTCGAGGGCTTCTGAGGGTGCTGCTTCAACGCTCCTTGGCAAAGTTTACCTTACCATAGGAGAACATCAGTTGGCCGCTTCCGTGCTCGAAGACGTGATGGGCATGGGGTATACGCTTGAGGACGACTATGCCGCTCTGTTCTCGCCAGGAAATGACGAGCTTGGAGAGTCTATTTTCGAGGTGAAGTACATGTCAGGCAATGTGGGTGAGGGTAACAGGTTTTCATCTGTGTTTTTCCCAGCCCTTTTCAACCTGGGCATGTTTCCCGGCAATATGCAGGGCAACGGCCGAATTAACCCAACTTCAGATGTAGTCAGTGCTTACGAGACGGGAGATGCCAGAAGACCGGTGTCTATCGCCGACTCTGTGAGACTACTGGACGGTACTTATGGAGATTACCTTGCAGGATTGAAGTTCGTCGACTTTACTACCGGGATACTTGGCGATGGAGGTGTAAACTACACGTCGCTGCGCTATGCCGATGTACTGTTGATGTATGCTGAGGCACTTAACGAGCTTTCAAGAACTGACGATGCTCACGAGTATCTCAATATGGTGAGAGCAAGAGCCGACCTTGATGCTTTGGCAGGCCTTTCGAAAGCCGACTTTTCTCTGGCTCTGGAGAGAGAGAGAAGGGTTGAGTTCTTTAATGAAGGACATAGATGGTTTGATCTTTTGCGCACAGGCAGGTTACAGACAGTAATGAATGCCCATTTTGCAGCAAAGGGACAAAGTTTTACAGTTGAAAATTATGAGATGTTGATGCCAATTCCACAAAGAGAATTGGACATTGATGTGAATCTTGCCCAAAATGATGGGTATTAG
- a CDS encoding L-fucose/L-arabinose isomerase family protein — protein sequence MTRIGVFGVGYDKYWSQFDGLLDELMRKQEVFIDKIKSTEVEVVDLGLVDNPEKAYCMVDKIGQANLDLIFCDMLTYATSGTFGIIIKTINIPIVLVALQPLKALDYSKASTYMQLVNDDICSLPEFAGVAVRMGKKVPDMIIGTLFDDPEVDAEIEEYCRIAKVLHDLKRAHLGHIGHPINAMLDMHSDATMLTSFFGSHIVQCEANQLMKSYDEVTEKEIVACEKQILDFFDTPDPVSDPISMKLKPEDLRIAAKVCVALEKFVVSNKLDGLAYYYDGPDDSELRKVFSNLIVGNSLLTAKHIPMCGESDLKTLIALLIFDRLSIGGSFAEFHPVDFKEGFVLVGHDGPHNISIADGKPVLRSLKKYHGKPGHGAGVEFKIKEGPITMLSINSTYDGKFKFIIAEGQSVSGPIPPTGNTNTRGFFEPDVKTFLTRWIKEGPTHHFALGVGHHASTLQKIANYLNIESQVIASDK from the coding sequence ATGACAAGAATAGGGGTTTTCGGAGTAGGCTATGATAAATACTGGTCTCAGTTTGACGGACTGCTTGATGAATTGATGAGAAAGCAAGAAGTATTTATTGACAAAATAAAGTCTACGGAAGTCGAGGTGGTGGATTTAGGCTTGGTTGATAACCCGGAAAAAGCCTATTGTATGGTTGATAAGATAGGCCAGGCAAATTTGGATCTGATCTTCTGTGATATGCTGACCTATGCCACTTCGGGGACTTTCGGGATAATTATCAAGACCATTAATATTCCAATTGTGCTTGTGGCACTACAGCCATTGAAAGCGCTCGACTATTCAAAAGCATCCACCTATATGCAGTTGGTGAACGACGACATTTGTTCATTACCGGAGTTTGCAGGTGTGGCGGTTAGGATGGGGAAGAAGGTACCCGACATGATTATTGGTACTTTATTCGACGACCCTGAAGTGGATGCTGAGATTGAGGAGTATTGTCGGATTGCGAAGGTGTTGCACGACCTGAAAAGGGCCCATTTGGGACACATCGGTCATCCTATCAACGCCATGCTGGACATGCATTCTGATGCGACCATGCTGACGTCTTTTTTTGGTAGTCACATCGTGCAATGTGAGGCCAACCAACTAATGAAAAGCTACGATGAGGTAACTGAAAAAGAGATTGTTGCTTGCGAAAAGCAAATCCTTGATTTCTTCGACACACCAGATCCTGTTTCGGATCCTATTTCAATGAAGCTCAAGCCTGAAGACCTAAGGATTGCCGCAAAGGTTTGTGTGGCACTGGAAAAATTTGTGGTGTCAAATAAGCTTGACGGTCTGGCTTACTATTATGACGGGCCAGATGATAGTGAGCTTAGGAAGGTCTTTTCTAATCTGATCGTTGGAAATTCTTTACTAACTGCTAAGCACATTCCCATGTGTGGCGAGTCGGATTTAAAAACACTCATTGCCCTTCTGATTTTCGATCGGCTGTCGATTGGCGGGAGCTTCGCAGAGTTTCATCCGGTCGATTTTAAAGAAGGGTTTGTGCTGGTAGGTCACGACGGGCCACACAACATTTCTATTGCCGACGGGAAGCCCGTTTTGAGGAGCCTGAAGAAGTACCACGGCAAGCCGGGTCACGGTGCGGGGGTGGAGTTCAAAATCAAAGAGGGGCCCATTACCATGCTGTCGATCAACTCGACCTATGATGGAAAATTCAAATTCATCATAGCAGAGGGTCAGTCAGTGTCCGGCCCGATCCCTCCAACAGGCAATACAAACACCCGGGGATTCTTTGAACCTGATGTGAAAACGTTTTTAACGAGATGGATCAAGGAAGGCCCAACGCATCACTTTGCGCTGGGTGTTGGTCACCACGCATCAACGCTACAGAAGATAGCAAATTACTTAAACATTGAATCGCAAGTTATCGCCAGCGATAAATAA
- a CDS encoding MFS transporter — MKTTTKYWWVVFLLLIATSLSFLDRQVLSIVIIKIKEDLFISDVEYGFINSGFLASYAIMFTLGGVLIDKYGSRLGLAVSVGFWSFATVLHSFAGSVFQFATFRFLLGIGEGGCFPGAVRAVIEWVPKTKHSLANGIAIGGSALGAVIAPPLCAYFLGFWDWRYIFIMTGAFGFVWLVAWLIITKKNELAEAPSKSEVAENRSFSFIKVLKSREALIFMAMRFVLDPILYFYMFWIPKYLNESHGLAVDKIGQLLWIPFLALGVANVTGGWVSDFIFQKTAKEAFSRQVVMGFAALMTLPVAAIGLLNSYVVILVLVGLAFFAHGLWITNYITSIGDVFGKTASSTVVGLSGSAGALSSLVLNPVIGLIISTYSYDSVWIYCGLMYPVVFIGYMIFTAKKKSAAFTAA; from the coding sequence ATGAAAACTACAACAAAGTATTGGTGGGTCGTATTCCTGCTACTAATAGCTACGTCTTTAAGCTTCCTTGACAGGCAGGTGCTGTCCATTGTCATTATTAAAATAAAGGAAGATTTATTTATATCCGATGTCGAGTACGGATTCATCAACTCGGGTTTTCTGGCAAGCTATGCCATTATGTTTACCCTCGGCGGTGTACTTATAGATAAATACGGTAGCCGACTGGGTCTGGCCGTTTCGGTCGGGTTTTGGTCTTTTGCCACCGTACTGCACAGTTTTGCTGGCAGTGTATTCCAATTTGCTACCTTCCGGTTTTTGCTGGGCATAGGAGAGGGAGGATGTTTCCCTGGTGCGGTTAGGGCGGTTATTGAATGGGTGCCTAAAACAAAACATTCCCTTGCGAACGGCATTGCCATCGGTGGATCTGCGCTTGGTGCTGTTATTGCTCCACCACTGTGTGCATACTTTTTAGGGTTTTGGGACTGGCGCTACATATTCATAATGACTGGCGCTTTCGGGTTTGTTTGGTTAGTAGCCTGGCTTATCATTACAAAAAAGAATGAACTGGCAGAGGCCCCGTCAAAAAGTGAGGTAGCTGAAAATAGAAGCTTCAGCTTCATTAAAGTGCTCAAATCCAGGGAGGCATTGATTTTCATGGCTATGCGCTTTGTGCTTGACCCCATTCTCTATTTCTACATGTTTTGGATTCCCAAGTACCTGAACGAAAGTCACGGCCTTGCTGTAGACAAGATCGGCCAGTTGCTGTGGATTCCTTTTTTAGCGTTGGGCGTTGCGAATGTGACTGGCGGATGGGTATCGGACTTCATCTTTCAAAAGACGGCAAAAGAAGCATTTTCACGCCAGGTCGTCATGGGCTTTGCCGCCCTTATGACGCTGCCAGTAGCAGCCATAGGGCTTTTGAATTCCTATGTAGTTATCTTGGTGTTGGTTGGGCTGGCTTTCTTTGCCCATGGATTATGGATCACCAATTACATTACTTCGATTGGGGATGTGTTTGGTAAAACGGCTTCATCCACAGTTGTGGGGCTGTCAGGGAGTGCCGGCGCTTTGTCCTCACTGGTACTTAATCCTGTGATCGGACTTATTATTTCTACATACTCTTACGACTCAGTATGGATTTATTGCGGGCTTATGTATCCCGTTGTATTTATAGGTTATATGATTTTCACAGCAAAGAAAAAGTCAGCGGCTTTTACTGCCGCATAA
- a CDS encoding SusC/RagA family TonB-linked outer membrane protein yields MKNYLENLVLIKKGVCERYLCMFVFALALLAGFPTLAQNQNGASGAGKVSGVVVGSDGMAIPGVSILVKGTSSGTISDAEGKYTVNVDDSNAVLLFSFIGYQSQEVSVGSRRVIDVTMEDDFKVLGEVVVTGYGTQKKQDITGSIARVDGKDMMLPSTSSFDQMIQGRVSGVQISQTSGAPGGNVNVLIRGVSSITGGNQPLYVVDGYPISTGGSSDFSSYGGGTYSSAGIANNTQSRINPLASINPADIESIEVLKDASATAIYGSRGANGVVIITTKRGAVGKPTISFDMSYGLQQVANKLDMMNSAQYAEFVADGRDNARVYVGGQATDPNEVRAGAHFVRPEFRNPSSITTNTDWQDVIYRTAPVANYQLSATGGSNNVNYFISGGYYDQKGVVETSDYKRFNLRSNVDVNLTERVKVGTSLSGSHGFGNFPNTEGHYGTGGVISQALAAGPTIPVYDTDGNPYNRQADVTDGLGWLQNPLNLLAGFSDNRKVTDIYSNNFIEVTIADGLTFKTTAGIQYSTNDAKIWRSSLIPNFTSLNYPSNAGATKTETMNWLNENTLNYKHIFNQKHSLDVLVGFTEQKESWDRLSVGASDFPTDNVTFVSGGIVNAGTHVISEWSMVSLLSRVNYSYDGKYLFTGTVRRDGSSRFGANNKWGTFPSLSVGYVISEEDFMQSVNFISSLKVRMSYGLSGNNQIGNYSHIGLLSTSRYVQNNSLVAGLVPSSLSNTDLTWEKSKQTNFGVDLSMFDDRVSVTAEFYKNLKTDLLLGVQLPAASGFTSSTQNIGDIENKGIELSIQTVNIKQSKFEWRTGVTFSKNRNNVLRLATEGGRITNSSYQITQEGYPIASFFMQNAIGVYKTNEEVTGTPVIHPNVQAGDLIFEDVDGNGTINSNDRKIVGDPWPDFVWGLTNNFTYGNWGLGITLNGSQGAETFFQAGTIILNNAGVQNQLALGDKRWKSESDPGDGYQGRAIRNNYANGFGTSSHFLFDASYLRIKNVNLSYRLPKAAISKLALSNASFYLNVSNLYTFTDYPGYDPESSTAGNNVVNSGVDYLTYPLARTYTLGVNVTF; encoded by the coding sequence ATGAAAAACTACTTAGAGAATCTGGTTTTGATTAAGAAAGGGGTTTGTGAAAGGTACCTTTGCATGTTTGTTTTCGCACTGGCACTTCTCGCAGGATTTCCAACGCTTGCTCAAAATCAAAATGGTGCTTCCGGCGCTGGCAAAGTGTCGGGAGTTGTTGTTGGCTCCGATGGGATGGCCATTCCGGGAGTGAGCATTCTTGTAAAAGGTACCAGCTCAGGTACTATCTCCGACGCAGAGGGTAAATACACAGTGAATGTTGATGATTCAAATGCTGTATTACTTTTCTCGTTTATTGGATACCAATCTCAGGAGGTTTCGGTAGGCTCACGGAGAGTGATTGACGTGACCATGGAAGACGACTTCAAGGTACTTGGAGAAGTTGTGGTGACAGGTTACGGAACGCAAAAGAAACAGGATATTACCGGCTCTATTGCTCGGGTAGATGGCAAGGATATGATGCTACCATCCACGTCCAGCTTTGATCAGATGATCCAGGGAAGAGTGTCCGGTGTACAAATTTCGCAAACGTCGGGAGCTCCCGGAGGAAACGTCAACGTATTGATACGTGGTGTAAGCTCTATTACGGGAGGAAATCAGCCGCTTTATGTTGTTGATGGTTACCCGATATCTACTGGTGGAAGCTCTGATTTCTCTTCTTACGGTGGCGGTACTTATTCGTCAGCTGGTATAGCTAATAACACGCAAAGCAGGATCAACCCGCTTGCGTCAATAAATCCGGCGGATATTGAATCGATAGAAGTGCTGAAGGATGCTTCTGCAACTGCTATTTATGGCTCCAGAGGTGCTAATGGTGTTGTGATTATTACCACAAAAAGAGGAGCAGTAGGCAAGCCTACCATCAGCTTCGATATGTCTTACGGCCTGCAGCAGGTAGCCAACAAGCTGGATATGATGAATTCTGCACAGTACGCTGAATTTGTTGCTGATGGCCGGGACAATGCAAGAGTTTACGTTGGCGGTCAGGCGACTGACCCAAACGAAGTAAGGGCTGGCGCTCATTTTGTACGGCCTGAGTTTAGAAATCCATCATCCATCACGACTAATACCGATTGGCAGGATGTGATTTACAGAACTGCCCCCGTAGCCAACTATCAGTTATCAGCAACCGGCGGGTCAAACAATGTTAACTATTTCATCTCTGGCGGCTACTACGATCAAAAGGGAGTGGTTGAAACCTCAGATTACAAGAGGTTTAACCTCCGCTCAAATGTTGACGTCAATCTGACGGAGAGAGTCAAAGTTGGAACTTCGCTTTCAGGCTCTCACGGCTTCGGCAACTTCCCTAACACGGAAGGGCACTACGGAACTGGTGGCGTGATATCTCAGGCACTGGCTGCCGGACCAACGATACCAGTTTATGATACTGACGGCAACCCTTACAACCGCCAGGCCGACGTAACCGATGGATTGGGATGGCTTCAGAATCCATTGAACCTTCTTGCAGGCTTTTCAGACAACAGAAAGGTGACGGATATATACAGCAATAATTTTATTGAGGTGACAATAGCCGACGGTCTTACTTTCAAAACTACAGCAGGTATCCAGTACAGTACCAACGATGCCAAAATCTGGAGGTCATCACTTATTCCAAACTTCACCTCGCTCAACTATCCTTCCAATGCTGGTGCAACCAAAACGGAAACGATGAACTGGTTGAACGAAAATACATTGAATTACAAGCATATTTTCAACCAGAAACACAGCCTCGACGTGTTGGTAGGTTTTACGGAGCAGAAGGAAAGCTGGGACAGGTTGTCTGTTGGTGCCTCTGATTTCCCGACTGATAATGTAACCTTTGTTTCGGGAGGCATTGTCAACGCCGGAACTCATGTCATTTCTGAGTGGTCAATGGTTTCTCTTCTGTCGAGGGTGAATTACTCTTACGACGGCAAATACTTGTTTACAGGAACTGTTCGTAGAGACGGTAGTTCTCGCTTTGGCGCTAATAACAAATGGGGTACGTTTCCATCACTTTCTGTTGGTTACGTGATTTCCGAAGAGGACTTTATGCAATCGGTTAACTTCATCAGCAGCTTGAAGGTGAGAATGAGTTATGGACTTTCCGGAAATAACCAGATTGGAAACTACTCGCACATCGGACTTCTTTCCACTTCAAGGTATGTTCAAAACAACAGCCTGGTGGCAGGATTGGTGCCAAGCAGTCTGTCAAACACCGACCTTACCTGGGAGAAATCGAAGCAAACAAACTTCGGCGTCGACCTGAGCATGTTTGATGACCGTGTTTCGGTAACCGCCGAGTTTTACAAAAACCTTAAAACAGATCTGTTGTTGGGAGTTCAGTTGCCAGCCGCTTCAGGGTTTACTTCCTCGACACAGAATATTGGTGATATCGAGAACAAGGGTATAGAGTTGTCAATTCAAACTGTAAACATCAAGCAAAGCAAATTTGAGTGGAGAACGGGTGTTACGTTCAGTAAAAATAGAAACAACGTATTGAGATTGGCGACAGAAGGTGGCCGGATTACCAATTCATCGTATCAGATTACACAGGAAGGTTATCCGATTGCCAGCTTCTTTATGCAAAATGCCATCGGTGTGTATAAAACTAACGAAGAAGTGACTGGCACACCCGTTATTCACCCCAATGTTCAGGCTGGTGATTTGATTTTCGAGGACGTGGACGGCAACGGCACCATTAACTCGAATGACAGAAAGATTGTCGGCGATCCATGGCCTGATTTTGTATGGGGATTGACCAACAACTTTACTTATGGAAACTGGGGGCTTGGTATCACTCTCAACGGTTCTCAGGGAGCTGAAACCTTTTTCCAGGCGGGAACTATCATCCTAAATAACGCAGGCGTTCAAAATCAGCTCGCCCTTGGCGACAAGAGGTGGAAGTCTGAAAGCGACCCTGGCGACGGATATCAGGGCAGAGCCATCAGGAATAACTATGCAAACGGCTTTGGCACATCGTCTCACTTCTTGTTTGACGCCTCATACCTCAGGATCAAGAATGTAAATCTTTCTTACAGGTTACCAAAAGCAGCCATTTCAAAGCTGGCCCTGTCGAACGCTTCGTTTTACCTGAATGTAAGCAACCTGTACACTTTCACAGATTACCCGGGCTATGATCCTGAATCAAGTACTGCCGGTAACAATGTTGTCAATTCAGGGGTCGACTATCTCACGTATCCGCTTGCTCGCACTTATACCCTTGGTGTAAACGTGACATTCTAA
- a CDS encoding sulfatase family protein, whose product MVKNTIHINYLVLLEAFAGLLVSVALLLLFTFAVSGCTQTEKRDEAAKRPNVIVILTDQHNPNAISAHGNKYLSTPNLDYLVNNGISFANSYCTTPVCGPSRSSLITGLMPHNTGVDYNGDSMKDGVKNLGQILSTEGYETVWAGKWHIPGSYPQQKDIDTLAGFKVIDFYENDKPWDLGADTDAPLADATAEYIQQYSGEKPLLMYVQFHNPHDICHFPRKPENYPNVGPDVVLPPLPANHAIDPNEPEMIANSRFRDHYGDELLLSQGNDETRWRNYLWYYYRNTEMVDAEIGKVLDALRAKGMDENTIIVVSADHGDGMAEKKWAAKLSLYDGPAKVPFVVYYKDKVKATGVDNQLVVSGADVVPTILDYIGVNSNIVFDGVSRRPYIDSHKYDSADFVVTELAVDPFDKSLTGRMIRNNRYKYNYYSKGERNEELFDMVNDPLEMSNLAGNEDYLSVKTELKGQLKKRLTETKDPFQL is encoded by the coding sequence ATGGTGAAAAACACTATTCATATAAATTACTTGGTGTTACTGGAAGCATTTGCTGGCCTGCTTGTATCCGTTGCGCTGTTGCTGCTTTTCACTTTCGCAGTGAGTGGTTGTACTCAAACGGAAAAAAGGGATGAAGCTGCTAAGCGCCCGAACGTTATTGTCATTCTCACCGATCAGCACAACCCAAATGCAATAAGTGCTCATGGTAATAAGTACTTGAGCACACCAAATCTTGACTACCTGGTCAACAATGGGATAAGCTTTGCGAACTCCTATTGCACAACACCTGTTTGTGGCCCGTCCCGAAGCAGTCTTATCACCGGTTTGATGCCTCATAACACCGGCGTCGATTACAACGGTGATTCAATGAAGGACGGAGTCAAAAACCTGGGTCAAATACTTAGCACCGAAGGATACGAAACAGTATGGGCCGGGAAATGGCATATCCCGGGTTCTTATCCTCAGCAGAAAGATATCGACACTCTGGCGGGGTTCAAGGTTATCGACTTTTATGAAAATGATAAGCCCTGGGATTTGGGTGCCGATACTGACGCCCCTTTGGCAGATGCCACGGCAGAATATATCCAGCAGTACAGCGGAGAGAAACCATTGCTGATGTACGTGCAGTTCCACAACCCCCACGACATTTGCCATTTTCCGAGAAAGCCTGAGAACTACCCGAATGTTGGGCCAGATGTAGTGCTTCCGCCTTTGCCGGCTAATCATGCCATAGACCCGAACGAACCCGAAATGATAGCAAACAGTCGTTTCCGGGACCACTATGGTGATGAGCTGCTCTTGTCGCAGGGTAACGACGAAACCAGGTGGAGAAATTACCTGTGGTACTATTATCGCAACACCGAAATGGTAGATGCCGAAATAGGTAAAGTGCTGGATGCACTGAGAGCTAAGGGAATGGATGAGAACACCATCATTGTCGTCAGCGCCGATCATGGCGATGGCATGGCGGAGAAGAAATGGGCAGCTAAGTTATCGTTGTACGACGGGCCTGCCAAAGTGCCGTTTGTGGTGTACTACAAAGACAAGGTAAAGGCGACTGGTGTTGACAATCAACTGGTAGTGTCGGGTGCAGACGTGGTGCCAACCATTCTCGATTATATCGGTGTAAACAGCAATATAGTATTTGACGGAGTCAGCCGAAGACCCTATATAGACTCGCATAAATATGACTCTGCTGACTTTGTAGTGACTGAGCTGGCCGTTGATCCATTTGATAAATCACTCACCGGCCGGATGATCCGAAACAATCGGTACAAATACAATTACTATTCAAAAGGCGAGAGAAATGAGGAACTCTTTGACATGGTAAACGACCCGCTCGAAATGAGCAATCTGGCAGGCAATGAGGATTATTTGTCTGTGAAGACGGAATTGAAGGGACAGCTAAAGAAGAGACTAACTGAGACAAAAGATCCCTTTCAGCTATGA